The DNA segment TGTAGGCAAGACAGAACTCAGTGAAGGTGTTGTAACATTGAAGAAGATCCTCAAGGGAAGTGAGGAGGAAGTTAAAGGTGTTCCTAGAGACAGTTTCGTTGCAGAACTGTTGAAACGTCTCTGAGTTATTAATTCCCTGAAAAGGAAACAcattatgttgtatttttatttttatatcgcGTTTTTGGTTTGTACCATTCTGATGATGACTCAAAATCTTATGATTGGTGTTGTTGGAGATAAAAAGTGACAGATTTTAAACTACTTGAGATCTGATCGATACAAAATATGAAACGGTCTGAAAAAAACACTTAACAATAGAAGTAAAAGTAGAtgacttaaaataaaataaatagattaaaaGATTCATACTTTTTTGTAACACTCAAAGATTCATactactaaaataaaaacacaatataAACTCATTCAAATCAtctcaacattttttttttgttcttttgatcAAACCTTGCATTCACAAATCTTAAAAGAGTTATGCACCAACTGGTGCTACAGAGTAAAAACGGATTTAATCCAATACATAAGTCCTTCTACTAGAGTGAGAACACATTAGGCATTACCAATCGTGTGTCAACATCAAATTTACGGTGCATGTGAATTTTCTCAACCATAAACAGACCAATAGGTTCCTCAGGCTTCAGAATGTAGAGAACGTGTAATGTGCAGGAAGAATCTAATAATCTGACAAACATGCAAGGTTGAACATTACAACGTAGCCAAACGAAGCCGAATCATCATATAACGGAAAACTCTAGTTGAACTCAGTAGAGACTTACGTTGAAATATATACACACTAGGCATCTTCTCATTCTTAATTTCGTAGTAGAAATACACAAATAATAAATTGCAAGAGATAAAACTTCTTCAGAAACATAAGTTACCAAGAAAATAGTCAAAAACATGGTCAACAATAATTTCTTTAGTTACATCTTCTTCTACAACCAACAAACTAGCAACCTCATATATGATAATCAGAAAtgcaataataataaataaataagtacAAACAAACAGTAATTGTAGTTAGAAAGTTCAAGCAAAAGATCGTGGAAGCTCAAGCAAACAAGCAACAGTTGGTTCAGAAAGAAACGAAATCTTATAAAATTCAAATGTTGTGAGTTTCCAAACCGTAAAAACAATTAGTAGAGGCAGAATcacagtgaaaaaaaaaacaattcaatgCCAATGAGAAGAAGAGCCAATTCAACTACGACTAACAGTGaaataactatataatataCACCAAAATATACGTCATCCTTCCTTCTGTGCCATTGACAGTTTCCATAATACGTTCGTCAAAAGATAGGcctaaaatgtttattaatatttagaAGATTAAGCCCACAAATGTGTAGTAGGATGAATCCACTCACTGTGGCCATTTTATCTTAGCTTTGGTATTAATAATCACACACAGAAAAGTAACAAAATCTTATAGCCAAATATTGAATTTTATCTCAGTAAATAAGTTTGTACATTGCTCTGTCTTTCATCACCAGGGAAATTGCAAATTAAAGAGGGAaatagagaacaaaaaaaaaaaaaaaagttatcggCATAGCTCAATGGTATCAGAACTGAGCCAATGCGGGCAAAACTTCTAAGGAAGGAATAGTTAAGAGCTTATTTAGAGCACAAGGTCAGTCTTACACGAGCTCTCCTCCTGCCACGTGCTAAACACTCCCATCTTTCTCTTCTTAACAGGTACCACGTGATCCGCACGTGACACCGGCTCCAGTCCTAAAGTTAGATCAAGCTTGATCTCACCGGAGCCTTGTACAGCCGGCGGCGAGAACGTCATGACCTCCGAGCTATTGCTCTCCGTTTCTTTGCTCTCTCCCTCGTGAGGAGCCACCACCACTTCAGACTGGTGACTCAACGACGAGTGGTGACTAGCCTCTCCGCCGCCGGATTCCGCCGGTTTAGCGACGGCGGCGACCCGCTTTGCCCGGCGAGTTTTTCCTCGTTTCCGATCGGTCGATCCAGCAGCTGCTGCGGCGGCGGGGGAGTTCTCGCCCTTAGAAATATGTCGGATGTCGTACATTTTCAGCGGCGGACCTTGCCCGCTCGTCGCCGCATCTGTGGCCATCTCCGTGATCGGTTCACCTTTCATCACCGCTTCCACGGCGGCTTGGCACAGCTGCCAGTTTCCCGACCATAGCAAACCCACCGAACCGTAGATCGGGTTCACAATCCTCCCGCAGGCTTCATGCAACAACGACCGGAAAATCCCTGGAACATTTCAGGCAAAGCCCGTTAAAACAGCCGGCGTAATCAAAACAGTTACGGCGAGTTTTAATATGGAAAATAACTAACCAGGACGAAGGTGATCGGGACCGGCGTTGATGAGGTTCATGAGTCCAGCGCGGCCATAGAACTTGGCGAGAAACACGGTTGCGTTTGCTTGCGCTTCGGGAGATTTGATCCAGCCCAAACACGGTCTTATACTACAATCATCACTACACCCTTTTCTAAGAACTCTGCATCCATTACAGCTCATCCgcatcttttatttttctgcTAGTTTTCAATTTTCCCAAGAGTAAACAGCTGATAGAGTAAAACAGGATTTGAAGAttaatttggttcggttttgtTAGATTTGTGGGATATTTTGTGGGAAGTGGTGAAGGAGATTCAATGATTATATAAGGAAGAGATAGCTTTAAGGGATTGAATACGTTGACAATAAGCCCCTGGATTTTTGGGAGCTGAGATATAAAACCAGggaagaagagaaaagacaaagaaaatgAGATAAAGAGCTGTTTTTCTAAAGACAAAGGCTGTTTTGTCCTTgtctttatttaattttatttctttctcttcCATTTTCCCCCGCCGCGGTTTTTTAATTCCTGGTTCAAAGTTTCACTTCTTGTGTTCCTTCCCCAAGTTTTGTTTCATGCACACTCTCATCTCCCACGCGCGTGTCCTGAAAAGAGTGATCAGGTGATTGGTGGATAAATTAAACAATCTAAAATTTCGTATCTACGATTGATTTGTACCAAAACATTTAAATACTAAATGTAGATAATGTGtggatataaagttataaaaaccATGGAGTAGCATAGTAGATTGAACTTCGGGCcaattaataatgtattttgtTACAGATAATAAACTATTTTAGATGGATTTTGCGTATTTTGTAAAATCGTGT comes from the Brassica rapa cultivar Chiifu-401-42 chromosome A01, CAAS_Brap_v3.01, whole genome shotgun sequence genome and includes:
- the LOC103843350 gene encoding LOB domain-containing protein 41, with amino-acid sequence MRMSCNGCRVLRKGCSDDCSIRPCLGWIKSPEAQANATVFLAKFYGRAGLMNLINAGPDHLRPGIFRSLLHEACGRIVNPIYGSVGLLWSGNWQLCQAAVEAVMKGEPITEMATDAATSGQGPPLKMYDIRHISKGENSPAAAAAAGSTDRKRGKTRRAKRVAAVAKPAESGGGEASHHSSLSHQSEVVVAPHEGESKETESNSSEVMTFSPPAVQGSGEIKLDLTLGLEPVSRADHVVPVKKRKMGVFSTWQEESSCKTDLVL